One stretch of Streptomyces agglomeratus DNA includes these proteins:
- a CDS encoding ABC transporter substrate-binding protein, producing MRWIRAAGRGLLVVAVIMAGYAGGGARAGGPPDGRDGRGPMTLATAGDLTGYLGPLLDGWNRTHPDEKVTLVELPDAADETRAQMITELRAGRGRFDVLNIDVAWTTEFAAAGWIAPVERGRFPLDAFLPPVVDTATFDGQLYAVPYVTNAGLLYYRKDLLRRAGEQPPRTWADLERQARTIAPKYGIDGYAGQFLPYEGLAVNVTEAVHSAGGSFLRDEGERVTVDSAAARAGLGFLARGVRDGWIPQEALRFKEEESRQAFQDGRLLFLRNWPYVHSAAGGKDSGVAGRFGVTPLPGPDGPGASVLGGSNLAVNAHSRHQRSATDLMAYLTSEPVQRKVLTEGSLPPVRAALYDDPRLVRAYPYLPTLRRSVLAAEPRPKSPRYDQVSLAVQAVAHDVLALRQSPEQAVERLARELRAVARRG from the coding sequence ATGCGGTGGATACGAGCCGCCGGTAGGGGGCTCCTCGTCGTCGCCGTGATCATGGCCGGTTACGCGGGTGGTGGCGCGCGAGCCGGAGGGCCGCCGGACGGCCGGGACGGGCGCGGTCCCATGACGCTGGCCACGGCGGGTGATCTGACCGGTTATCTGGGGCCGTTGCTGGACGGCTGGAACCGTACACATCCGGACGAAAAGGTCACCCTCGTCGAGCTGCCGGACGCGGCCGACGAGACCCGTGCGCAGATGATCACCGAACTGCGCGCCGGCCGTGGCCGGTTCGACGTGCTCAACATCGACGTGGCCTGGACCACGGAGTTCGCGGCCGCCGGGTGGATCGCCCCGGTCGAGCGCGGACGCTTCCCGCTGGACGCCTTCCTGCCTCCGGTGGTGGACACCGCCACTTTCGACGGGCAGCTGTACGCCGTCCCTTATGTCACCAATGCCGGGTTGCTCTACTACCGCAAGGACCTCCTCCGGCGTGCGGGCGAGCAGCCGCCGCGCACATGGGCGGACCTGGAGCGGCAGGCCCGGACGATCGCCCCGAAGTACGGAATCGACGGGTACGCCGGACAGTTCCTGCCGTACGAGGGGCTCGCCGTCAATGTCACCGAGGCGGTGCATTCGGCGGGCGGGTCGTTCCTCCGGGACGAGGGCGAGCGCGTCACCGTGGACTCCGCCGCCGCCCGCGCCGGTCTGGGCTTCCTGGCGCGGGGCGTGCGGGACGGCTGGATTCCGCAAGAGGCGCTGCGCTTCAAGGAAGAGGAGTCGCGGCAGGCTTTCCAGGACGGCCGGCTGCTCTTTCTGCGCAATTGGCCGTACGTGCACTCCGCGGCCGGCGGCAAGGACTCCGGCGTCGCCGGGAGGTTCGGCGTGACGCCGCTGCCGGGGCCCGACGGTCCGGGCGCGAGTGTGCTGGGCGGCTCCAATCTCGCGGTCAACGCCCACTCACGGCACCAGCGGTCGGCCACCGACCTGATGGCCTACCTGACCAGCGAACCCGTGCAGCGCAAGGTGCTCACCGAAGGGTCGCTGCCGCCGGTGCGGGCCGCCCTGTACGACGATCCGCGACTGGTGCGCGCGTACCCGTACCTGCCGACCCTGCGCAGGAGCGTGCTGGCCGCCGAGCCCCGGCCCAAGAGCCCGCGCTACGACCAGGTGAGCCTGGCGGTGCAGGCGGTGGCCCATGACGTGCTGGCGCTGCGCCAGAGCCCGGAGCAGGCCGTCGAACGGCTGGCCCGGGAGCTTCGGGCCGTGGCCCGCAGGGGCTGA
- the opcA gene encoding glucose-6-phosphate dehydrogenase assembly protein OpcA, whose product MKIDLTDTTSSKINKALVQGRRAIGTPAVGMVLTLVIVTDEENAYDALKAANEASREHPSRTLVVIKRVSRSPRDRAKARLDAEVRVGTAAGTGETVVLRLYGEVIDHAQSVVLPLLLPDAPVVVWWAANAPLDPANDPLGALAQRRVTDTYAAEHPVEELSARADAYTPGDTDLSWTRITPWRSMLAAALDQVECEVTSVEVEGEEFNPSVELLGMWLADRLSVPVKRSVSSGPGLTGVLMETNCGPIKLGRADGSLASLSIEGQPDRAVALKRRDTAELIAEELRRLDPDDTYASALRFGVERLSEQSGAEKSAEKAKPEADRPAAAKKSAASSAAKKAASK is encoded by the coding sequence ATGAAAATCGACCTGACGGACACCACGTCCAGCAAGATCAACAAGGCTCTGGTGCAGGGCCGCCGCGCCATCGGCACGCCGGCCGTCGGCATGGTCCTGACGCTGGTCATCGTCACCGACGAGGAGAACGCGTACGACGCGCTCAAGGCGGCGAACGAGGCGTCCCGCGAGCACCCCTCGCGCACCCTCGTGGTCATCAAGCGGGTCTCGCGCTCGCCGCGCGACCGTGCCAAGGCGCGCCTCGACGCCGAGGTGCGGGTGGGTACGGCGGCGGGCACCGGCGAGACGGTCGTCCTGCGGCTGTACGGCGAGGTCATCGACCACGCCCAGTCGGTGGTGCTTCCGCTGCTGCTGCCCGACGCACCCGTGGTGGTGTGGTGGGCGGCCAACGCGCCGCTCGACCCGGCGAACGACCCGCTCGGCGCGCTCGCGCAGCGCCGGGTCACGGACACCTACGCCGCCGAGCACCCGGTCGAGGAGCTGTCGGCGCGTGCCGACGCGTACACGCCCGGGGACACCGACCTGTCGTGGACGCGCATCACGCCGTGGCGCTCGATGCTCGCGGCCGCCCTGGACCAGGTGGAGTGCGAAGTCACCTCGGTCGAGGTGGAGGGCGAGGAGTTCAACCCGAGCGTGGAGCTGCTCGGCATGTGGCTGGCGGACCGGCTGAGCGTACCGGTGAAGCGTTCCGTGTCCTCCGGTCCGGGCCTGACGGGCGTGCTGATGGAGACCAACTGCGGGCCGATCAAGCTCGGCCGGGCGGACGGTTCGCTGGCGTCCCTGTCCATCGAGGGGCAGCCGGACCGCGCGGTGGCGCTCAAGAGGCGGGACACCGCGGAGCTGATCGCCGAGGAGCTGCGCAGGCTGGACCCGGACGACACCTACGCGTCGGCGCTGAGGTTCGGGGTCGAGCGGCTCAGTGAGCAGAGCGGCGCGGAGAAAAGCGCGGAGAAGGCCAAGCCGGAGGCGGACAGGCCCGCCGCCGCGAAGAAGTCCGCTGCCTCTTCGGCCGCCAAGAAGGCGGCGTCGAAGTGA
- the pgl gene encoding 6-phosphogluconolactonase: MRAPQLVVHHDKELMAQAAAARLITKVVDAQATRGSASVVLTGGRNGNGLLAALASSPARDAIDWSRLDLWWGDERFLPEGDPERNVTQAREALLDAVPLDPSRVHAMPASDGPYGDDADAAAAGYAAELASAARSGPGAEDHGPVPTFDVLMLGVGPDTHVASLFPELPAVRETERMVVGVHGAPKPPPTRVTLTLPAIRAAREVWLLAAGEDKARAAAVALSGAGEIQAPAAGAYGRRRTLWLLDDAAASRLPRDLYPPASP; the protein is encoded by the coding sequence GTGAGAGCACCTCAGCTTGTCGTCCACCACGACAAGGAGCTGATGGCACAGGCCGCCGCGGCCCGGCTGATCACCAAGGTCGTGGACGCGCAGGCCACGCGCGGCTCGGCGTCGGTCGTACTGACCGGTGGCCGCAACGGCAACGGTCTGCTGGCCGCGCTGGCCTCGTCCCCGGCGCGGGACGCGATCGACTGGTCCCGGCTGGACCTGTGGTGGGGCGACGAGCGCTTCCTCCCCGAGGGGGACCCGGAGCGCAACGTCACCCAGGCGCGCGAGGCGCTGCTGGACGCGGTGCCGCTGGACCCCTCCCGGGTGCACGCGATGCCGGCCTCGGACGGTCCGTACGGCGACGACGCGGACGCTGCGGCGGCCGGGTACGCCGCCGAGCTGGCCTCGGCCGCGAGGTCCGGCCCGGGGGCGGAGGACCACGGCCCGGTACCGACGTTCGACGTGCTGATGCTGGGTGTGGGTCCCGACACCCATGTCGCCTCCCTGTTCCCGGAGCTGCCGGCGGTCCGTGAGACGGAGCGCATGGTGGTGGGCGTCCACGGCGCCCCCAAGCCCCCGCCCACCCGGGTCACCCTGACGCTGCCCGCGATCCGCGCGGCGCGCGAGGTGTGGCTGCTGGCGGCGGGCGAGGACAAGGCGAGGGCCGCGGCCGTCGCGCTGTCGGGCGCCGGGGAGATCCAGGCCCCGGCGGCGGGGGCGTACGGCCGTCGCCGCACGCTGTGGCTGCTGGACGACGCGGCGGCGTCCCGGCTGCCGCGCGATCTGTATCCGCCGGCGTCCCCCTGA
- a CDS encoding carbohydrate ABC transporter permease — protein MTVITDKRPRTWPARLTRRLSSGVVQAVLVVTGLIWITPLAGLFLSSLRTERDNAGSGWWTALAEPGQLSLDNYSTLLADTGITQAFWNTVLISVPATTLVVVLSALAAYAFAWLEFPGRDALFLVVVALLVVPVQVGLLPVAKLFGQLGLFGTIPGVVLFHVAYGLPFAIFLLRNYFAEIPREMLEAARMDGGSEWRIFAQLVLPVGRPAIASLAIFQFLWVWNDMLVALLFADSASQPLTVALQSQIRQFGSNIDVLAPGAFLSLVVPVAVFFAFQRHFVQGVMAGSVK, from the coding sequence ATGACCGTCATCACTGACAAGCGGCCCCGGACCTGGCCCGCGCGGCTGACCCGCAGGCTGAGCAGCGGAGTCGTCCAGGCGGTGCTCGTCGTCACAGGGCTGATCTGGATCACACCGCTGGCCGGTCTCTTCCTGTCCTCGCTGCGCACCGAGCGGGACAACGCGGGCAGCGGCTGGTGGACCGCACTGGCCGAGCCGGGGCAGCTCTCGCTCGACAACTACAGCACGCTGCTGGCCGATACGGGCATCACGCAGGCGTTCTGGAACACCGTGCTCATCTCGGTGCCCGCCACCACACTGGTCGTCGTACTGTCCGCGCTGGCCGCGTACGCCTTCGCCTGGCTGGAGTTCCCGGGCCGGGACGCGCTCTTCCTCGTGGTGGTGGCCCTGCTCGTGGTGCCGGTCCAGGTCGGACTGCTGCCGGTGGCCAAGCTGTTCGGGCAGCTCGGACTCTTCGGCACCATCCCGGGCGTCGTGCTCTTCCACGTCGCGTACGGGCTGCCCTTCGCCATCTTCCTGCTGCGCAACTACTTCGCCGAGATCCCGCGCGAGATGCTGGAGGCGGCGCGGATGGACGGCGGCAGCGAATGGCGGATCTTCGCCCAGCTGGTGCTGCCGGTGGGCCGGCCGGCGATCGCCAGCCTGGCCATCTTCCAGTTCCTGTGGGTGTGGAACGACATGCTGGTCGCGCTGCTCTTCGCGGACAGCGCCTCGCAGCCGCTCACCGTGGCACTCCAGTCGCAGATACGCCAGTTCGGCAGCAACATCGACGTACTGGCGCCCGGCGCGTTCCTCTCCCTGGTCGTGCCGGTGGCCGTGTTCTTCGCCTTCCAGCGCCACTTCGTGCAGGGCGTCATGGCGGGCTCGGTGAAGTAG
- a CDS encoding ABC transporter substrate-binding protein has product MRLQRRTVAACSSALALALGATACGGGDVAPAGSGGKNLDGSKVAVAGVWSGTEQKNFRKVLDAFSEKTGAKVEFISTGDNVSTVIGSKIEGGNAPDVVMVPQVGVLKQFAQKGWLQPLGKKTEQTVTDNFAPVWKNYGTVDGTFYGLYFKAAHKSTVWYSPDALDQAGVKPPKTYAELLKSSATVADSGLPAFAVAGEDGWTLTDWFENIYLSQAGPEKYDALAAHKLPWTDPSVVRALTTLGELFAGKDLLAGGRPGALSTDFPSSVGQVFGDDPEAAMVFEGDFVGSIAKEEYGRKIGEDATFFPFPAVDGGKAPVVSGGDAAVVLKDGRNRKAAMALMDFLATPEAAEVWAAEGGFLSPNKKTDPSAYGDDTAREIAESLVEAGDTVRFDMSDQAPAAFGGTKGMGEWKILQDFLRDPADPKDTAAALEAAAAKAFKKN; this is encoded by the coding sequence ATGAGACTGCAACGACGGACCGTGGCCGCCTGCTCCTCGGCGCTCGCCCTCGCTCTCGGCGCGACCGCCTGCGGCGGCGGTGACGTCGCCCCCGCCGGCAGCGGCGGCAAGAACCTCGACGGCAGCAAGGTGGCCGTCGCCGGTGTCTGGTCCGGCACCGAACAGAAGAACTTCCGCAAGGTGCTCGACGCCTTCTCCGAGAAGACCGGCGCCAAGGTCGAGTTCATCTCCACCGGCGACAACGTCTCCACCGTCATCGGCAGCAAGATCGAGGGCGGCAACGCCCCCGACGTGGTGATGGTCCCTCAGGTCGGCGTGCTCAAGCAGTTCGCCCAGAAGGGCTGGCTCCAGCCGCTCGGCAAGAAGACCGAACAGACGGTCACCGACAACTTCGCCCCGGTCTGGAAGAACTACGGAACCGTCGACGGCACCTTCTACGGCCTCTACTTCAAGGCCGCCCACAAGTCGACGGTCTGGTACAGCCCGGACGCCCTCGACCAGGCGGGCGTGAAGCCGCCGAAGACGTACGCCGAGCTGCTGAAGAGCTCCGCCACGGTCGCCGACTCCGGACTGCCCGCCTTCGCGGTGGCCGGAGAGGACGGCTGGACGCTCACCGACTGGTTCGAGAACATCTACCTCTCCCAGGCGGGACCCGAGAAGTACGACGCACTCGCCGCCCACAAGCTGCCGTGGACCGACCCCAGCGTCGTACGGGCGCTCACCACCCTGGGCGAGCTGTTCGCCGGCAAGGACCTCCTCGCGGGCGGCCGGCCGGGCGCGCTGAGCACCGACTTCCCCAGCTCCGTCGGCCAGGTCTTCGGCGACGACCCCGAGGCCGCGATGGTCTTCGAGGGCGACTTCGTCGGCTCCATAGCGAAGGAGGAGTACGGCAGGAAGATCGGGGAGGACGCCACCTTCTTCCCCTTCCCTGCGGTCGACGGCGGCAAGGCGCCCGTGGTCAGCGGCGGGGACGCCGCGGTGGTGCTGAAGGACGGCCGCAACCGCAAGGCCGCCATGGCGCTCATGGACTTCCTCGCCACCCCCGAGGCGGCCGAGGTCTGGGCTGCCGAGGGCGGCTTCCTCTCGCCCAACAAGAAGACCGACCCGTCCGCCTACGGCGACGACACCGCGCGCGAGATCGCCGAGTCGCTCGTCGAAGCAGGTGACACCGTCCGCTTCGACATGTCCGACCAGGCTCCGGCGGCCTTCGGCGGCACCAAGGGCATGGGCGAGTGGAAGATCCTCCAGGACTTCCTGCGCGACCCCGCCGACCCGAAGGACACCGCGGCAGCGCTCGAAGCCGCGGCGGCCAAGGCCTTCAAGAAGAACTGA
- a CDS encoding ABC transporter permease subunit — MTALTTPAPGRAGPAPAGPPPTAPRRSATRRRWFVAVVFALPALLLLGVLVVYPMLFSVGRSFFDATGTRFVGGDNYTEMFRDPATLKAIRNSTLWVVVAPTLLTGLGLILAVLTEKVRWATAFKLLLFLPMAVSFLAAGIIFRLAYEEDPDRGVLNAVAVGVHDTFQDSSSYPTARARDGQGLAKAGDGSFRTTGESRPGHTVALGLVGVRPGELPAGAAPALGAAGAEAGPDELRGVVWLDFTPGGGGEQGKVDAKESGLPHMEVEAVRDGKVAARATTAADGSFRFAGLAAGSYGLRLPAENFAPPYEGISWLGPALVTPAVIGAYLWIWTGFAMVLIGAGLSALPRETLEAARMDGANEWQIFRRITVPLLAPVLTVVFVTLVINVMKVFDLVYIIAPGPVQEEATVLATQMWLVSFGGGQDQGLGSALGVLLLVLVVPAMLFNVRRFRRSQS, encoded by the coding sequence ATGACCGCCCTCACCACCCCCGCGCCGGGCCGGGCCGGCCCGGCCCCGGCCGGCCCGCCGCCCACCGCTCCCCGGCGCAGCGCCACCCGCCGCCGCTGGTTCGTGGCCGTGGTGTTCGCCCTGCCCGCCCTGCTGCTGCTCGGCGTACTGGTCGTCTACCCGATGCTGTTCTCCGTAGGGCGCAGCTTCTTCGACGCCACGGGCACCCGCTTCGTCGGCGGCGACAACTACACCGAGATGTTCCGCGACCCGGCGACGCTCAAGGCCATCCGCAACAGCACCCTCTGGGTGGTCGTCGCGCCCACCCTGCTGACCGGCCTCGGCCTGATCCTCGCCGTACTCACCGAGAAGGTCCGCTGGGCGACCGCCTTCAAGCTGCTGCTCTTCCTGCCGATGGCGGTCTCCTTCCTCGCCGCGGGCATCATCTTCCGGCTCGCGTACGAGGAGGACCCCGACCGGGGCGTCCTCAACGCGGTGGCCGTCGGCGTCCACGACACGTTCCAGGACTCCTCGTCCTATCCCACCGCCCGCGCCCGCGACGGGCAAGGACTCGCGAAGGCCGGTGACGGATCGTTCCGTACGACCGGTGAGAGCCGTCCCGGGCACACCGTCGCCCTCGGACTCGTCGGCGTACGGCCCGGCGAACTGCCCGCGGGCGCCGCACCCGCTCTGGGCGCGGCGGGCGCCGAAGCCGGCCCGGACGAGCTGCGCGGTGTCGTCTGGCTCGACTTCACCCCCGGCGGGGGCGGCGAACAGGGCAAGGTCGACGCGAAGGAGAGCGGCCTGCCGCACATGGAGGTCGAGGCGGTACGGGACGGCAAGGTGGCCGCGCGGGCCACCACCGCGGCCGACGGCTCGTTCCGCTTCGCCGGCCTGGCCGCCGGTTCGTACGGACTCCGGCTGCCCGCAGAGAACTTCGCCCCGCCGTACGAGGGCATCTCCTGGCTCGGCCCCGCACTGGTCACGCCCGCCGTCATCGGCGCGTACCTGTGGATCTGGACCGGCTTCGCGATGGTGCTCATCGGCGCCGGGCTCTCCGCACTGCCCCGGGAGACCCTGGAGGCGGCCCGGATGGACGGCGCGAACGAGTGGCAGATCTTCCGCCGGATCACGGTGCCGCTGCTCGCCCCCGTGCTGACCGTGGTCTTCGTGACCCTCGTGATCAATGTGATGAAGGTCTTCGACCTCGTCTACATCATCGCGCCCGGCCCGGTGCAGGAGGAGGCCACCGTACTGGCCACCCAGATGTGGCTGGTGTCCTTCGGCGGCGGCCAGGACCAGGGTCTCGGCAGCGCGCTCGGCGTGCTGCTGCTGGTGCTCGTCGTGCCCGCCATGCTCTTCAACGTCCGCCGCTTCCGCAGGAGTCAGTCATGA
- a CDS encoding PadR family transcriptional regulator encodes MRLPLLALLARGPAHGYELKQGLEQLLGAAYPQPNVGQIYVTLGRLEKSGLIEGEEIAQSNRPNKKIYRLTDAGREALHVWFEDPTDEPRVRDEFFMKLALAPASGMADQITLINKQRRQYLNTLRDLSKLAATEDRDNRISQLLIEGAMLHLQADLDWLERCQEELE; translated from the coding sequence GTGCGCCTGCCCCTTCTCGCCCTCCTCGCCCGCGGGCCCGCCCACGGATACGAGCTCAAGCAGGGGCTTGAGCAACTGCTGGGTGCCGCGTACCCTCAGCCGAACGTCGGCCAGATCTATGTCACGCTCGGCCGGCTGGAGAAGTCGGGCCTGATCGAGGGCGAGGAGATCGCCCAGTCGAACCGGCCCAACAAGAAGATCTACCGGCTGACCGACGCCGGGCGGGAAGCGCTGCATGTCTGGTTCGAGGACCCGACCGACGAGCCCCGCGTACGGGACGAGTTCTTCATGAAGCTCGCCCTCGCACCGGCGTCCGGCATGGCCGACCAGATCACTCTCATCAACAAACAGCGGCGTCAGTACCTCAACACCCTGCGGGATCTGTCGAAACTCGCCGCGACCGAGGACCGGGACAACCGGATCTCCCAGCTGCTGATCGAGGGCGCGATGCTGCATCTGCAAGCCGACCTCGACTGGCTGGAACGCTGTCAGGAGGAGCTGGAATGA
- a CDS encoding glycoside hydrolase family 13 protein codes for MLTAPADNGLPLRLAPHWWRDAVIYQVYVRSFLDSTGDGIGDLAGVRAGLPYLKKLGVDGIWLSPFYPSPQHDHGYDVADYCDVDPVFGDLDEFDLLITAARRLGVKVLLDIVPNHCSSEHAWFREALAAAPGSPARARFHFADGRGPGGEEPPNNWRAMFGGPAWSRVVEEDGTPGQWYLHMFTPEQPDLNWRNPEVGAHFDHVLRFWLDRGVDGFRIDVAAGLFKHPDLPDSPDPEADERTRDSVNPLAWNQPEVHDVWRHWRAVCEEYAAVDGRDRLLVGEVSVPTPREHAQYVRPDELHQAFFFDLLGAPWDADAFQKIISGAMQDIAGTGSTVTWVLNNHDQVRTVTRYGESGTGGSGLGSARARAAALLMMALPGSAYIYQGEELGLPEVVDLPDDVLTDPIFRRTGSRKRIRDGCRVPLPWSGHASPFGFSSGAEGARPWLPQPEWFAEHATDRALADTRSFWHLYRDGLQLRRGLPQFGEGGLRWLESPPEVLAFVRGDGLVCAVNFGTGPVPAPVAGTPLLASGPCLNGVLPGSTAAWWISDSATV; via the coding sequence ATGCTCACTGCCCCGGCCGACAACGGCCTCCCCCTTCGCCTCGCGCCCCACTGGTGGCGCGACGCGGTGATCTACCAGGTGTACGTCCGCAGCTTCCTGGACAGCACCGGCGACGGCATCGGCGACCTGGCCGGCGTACGGGCGGGGCTGCCGTACCTCAAGAAGCTCGGGGTCGACGGCATCTGGCTGAGCCCGTTCTACCCCTCGCCGCAGCACGACCACGGCTACGACGTCGCCGACTACTGCGACGTCGACCCCGTCTTCGGCGACCTGGACGAGTTCGACCTGCTGATCACGGCGGCCCGGCGGCTCGGCGTCAAGGTGCTGCTCGACATCGTCCCCAACCACTGCTCCAGCGAGCACGCCTGGTTCCGCGAGGCACTGGCCGCCGCACCCGGCAGCCCGGCCCGCGCCCGCTTCCACTTCGCCGACGGCCGGGGTCCGGGCGGCGAGGAGCCGCCCAACAACTGGCGGGCGATGTTCGGCGGCCCGGCCTGGTCGCGCGTCGTCGAGGAGGACGGCACGCCCGGCCAGTGGTACCTCCACATGTTCACCCCCGAGCAGCCCGACCTGAACTGGCGCAACCCGGAGGTCGGCGCCCACTTCGACCACGTCCTGCGCTTCTGGCTGGACCGGGGCGTCGACGGCTTCCGCATCGACGTCGCGGCGGGACTCTTCAAGCACCCCGACCTCCCCGACTCCCCGGACCCCGAGGCCGACGAGCGGACCCGCGACTCCGTCAACCCGCTCGCCTGGAACCAGCCCGAGGTGCACGACGTGTGGCGCCACTGGCGGGCGGTCTGCGAGGAGTACGCCGCCGTGGACGGCCGGGACCGGCTGCTGGTGGGGGAGGTCTCCGTACCCACCCCCCGGGAGCACGCCCAGTACGTACGCCCCGACGAGCTGCACCAGGCGTTCTTCTTCGACCTGCTCGGCGCCCCCTGGGACGCCGACGCCTTCCAGAAGATCATCTCCGGGGCCATGCAGGACATCGCGGGCACCGGCTCCACCGTCACCTGGGTCCTCAACAACCACGACCAGGTACGCACCGTCACCCGCTACGGCGAGTCCGGTACCGGGGGCAGCGGCCTCGGCTCCGCGCGCGCCAGGGCGGCCGCGCTGCTGATGATGGCGCTGCCCGGATCGGCGTACATCTACCAGGGCGAGGAACTGGGCCTGCCCGAGGTCGTCGACCTGCCGGACGACGTCCTCACCGACCCCATATTCCGCCGCACGGGCAGCCGCAAGCGCATCCGTGACGGCTGCCGGGTCCCGCTCCCGTGGTCCGGACACGCCTCACCGTTCGGCTTCAGCTCCGGTGCGGAAGGCGCCAGGCCGTGGCTGCCGCAGCCCGAGTGGTTCGCCGAGCACGCCACCGACCGGGCACTGGCCGACACCCGCTCGTTCTGGCACCTGTACCGCGACGGACTGCAACTGCGGCGCGGACTGCCGCAGTTCGGCGAAGGCGGCCTGCGCTGGCTGGAGAGCCCGCCCGAGGTGCTCGCCTTCGTCCGGGGCGACGGACTGGTGTGCGCCGTCAACTTCGGCACCGGCCCCGTCCCCGCCCCGGTCGCCGGAACCCCGCTGCTGGCCAGCGGCCCCTGCCTCAACGGTGTGCTGCCCGGATCCACCGCCGCCTGGTGGATCAGCGACAGTGCCACCGTGTGA